A DNA window from Phragmites australis chromosome 11, lpPhrAust1.1, whole genome shotgun sequence contains the following coding sequences:
- the LOC133885039 gene encoding agamous-like MADS-box protein AGL80: MTSEVRFTLLAKAEELAALCDVRVAVVMHGPSETEPTVWPAVPEATDILHRYANLPDSSKDRSTLDYEGYLRQRIEKLRKEVDNDKIANRDRDINLIIHDLMLGCGQNIDDMSPELLADINSVLETRMKVATDRINFLCSEGAPAKLLRPPRDAELVTASQEPPMCPPLVVAPMVEGAPLALPTAAPPSAPASSPMD; the protein is encoded by the coding sequence ATGACTTCCGAGGTCCGCTTCACGCTGCTCGCGAAGGCGGAGGAGCTTGCCGCCCTCTGCGACGTCCGCGTGGCCGTGGTGATGCACGGCCCCAGCGAGACTGAGCCGACGGTCTGGCCGGCGGTGCCGGAGGCCACGGACATCCTGCACAGGTACGCAAACCTACCTGACTCCTCCAAGGACAGGAGCACACTTGATTACGAGGGCTACCTGCGCCAGCGCATCGAGAAGCTGAGGAAGGAGGTGGACAACGACAAGATCGCCAACCGCGACCGCGACATCAACCTCATCATCCACGACCTCATGCTGGGCTGCGGCCAAAACATCGACGACATGTCCCCTGAGCTCCTTGCCGACATCAACTCGGTACTGGAGACGCGCATGAAAGTCGCTACCGACCGCATCAACTTCCTCTGCTCGGAGGGTGCACCGGCAAAGCTTCTGCGGCCACCGCGGGATGCTGAGTTGGTGACGGCATCGCAAGAACCACCAATGTGTCCACCACTTGTGGTGGCGCCGATGGTGGAGGGCGCGCCGCTTGCGCTGCCGACCGCGGCGCCTCCTTCTGCTCCAGCTTCTTCGCCCATGGACTAG